Proteins encoded in a region of the Quercus lobata isolate SW786 chromosome 8, ValleyOak3.0 Primary Assembly, whole genome shotgun sequence genome:
- the LOC115956543 gene encoding uncharacterized protein LOC115956543, translating to MFKVNVDGAVFSSQSAMGISVIIRDEEGRVEAALSKKIMAPLGALEVEAKAFEAGLLFAKDIGIQELVLEGDSITIYNALCEISSPPSSVEPIIVGVNALCSDFRRVEFSHVRRQGNSPAHLLAKHAKGIADFSTWIEENPYFIEQALIHDVIAFSHKK from the coding sequence ATGTTCAAGGTTAATGTCGATGGAGCCGTTTTCTCGTCACAGAGTGCAATGGGTATCAGCGTAATTATTCGAGATGAGGAAGGACGGGTGGAGGCAGCTCTAAGCAAGAAGATTATGGCACCTTTGGGAGCATTAGAGGTAGAAGCTAAAGCTTTTGAGGCAGGACTTCTATTCGCAAAAGACATTGGAATTCAAGAGCTGGTCTTGGAAGGGGACTCCATTACTATCTACAATGCACTCTGTGAAATATCAAGCCCACCATCCTCTGTGGAACCCATTATTGTAGGTGTGAATGCACTGTGTAGTGATTTTAGACGAGTTGAATTCTCCCATGTAAGACGACAAGGAAATAGTCCAGCACACTTATTAGCCAAACATGCTAAAGGAATTGCTGATTTTAGTACATGGATTGAAGAGAACCCTTACTTCATTGAGCAAGCTCTTATCCATGATGTAATTGCTTTTTCACATAAGAAATGA